A single Spirochaetaceae bacterium DNA region contains:
- a CDS encoding DNA methyltransferase, which yields MPEAASTRPNTDSRARSRVNNVLPQDRSVHEWYRFVLSFPPHLVQDYIGRFDIRTGGTVLDPFAGTGTTLVECKKRGIASVGIESNPMAQFASSVKLDWSADPDALSDYAAAVAERARAAIARDGYSDWNDLPLFGARNGNGTRAPLRGLTPEQNKLLLKDSISPLPLHKTLVLLDAIDTGGASPLPRYGRLALAHALVRDIGNLKFGPEVGVGKLKEDAPVVDSWLGHMRTMIDDLSQLRDRATVSACIHQGDARRVDRILRPRSVDAVITSPPYPNEKDYTRTTRLESVILGLIGDMCGLRQLKKDLIRSNTRGVYKGDEDDLEVASHGAIQEIAHKIEHRRLEMGKTSGFERMYARVTKLYFGGMAKHFAALRTILNPGARLAYVVGDQASYLRVMIRTGTLLSDIAQSLGYRVEGIDLFRTRLSTATGEQLREEVVLLQWPK from the coding sequence ATGCCGGAAGCAGCGTCCACGCGCCCGAACACTGACAGCCGCGCGCGGAGCCGGGTCAACAACGTGCTGCCGCAGGATCGATCCGTCCATGAGTGGTACCGGTTCGTGCTGTCGTTTCCGCCGCACCTCGTTCAGGACTATATCGGCCGGTTTGACATTCGTACCGGAGGTACCGTGCTCGATCCGTTCGCCGGCACCGGCACCACCCTGGTAGAGTGCAAGAAGCGAGGCATCGCGAGCGTAGGCATCGAGTCGAACCCGATGGCACAGTTCGCCAGCTCCGTGAAGTTGGACTGGTCAGCCGACCCTGACGCGTTGTCTGACTACGCAGCAGCAGTGGCCGAACGAGCACGCGCCGCTATTGCCCGGGATGGTTACTCTGACTGGAACGACCTTCCTTTGTTCGGCGCCCGGAACGGGAACGGGACCCGCGCGCCGTTACGAGGTCTGACTCCGGAGCAGAACAAGCTGTTGTTGAAGGACTCGATCAGTCCCCTGCCACTGCACAAGACACTGGTCCTGCTCGACGCCATCGATACCGGCGGTGCATCGCCATTACCGCGCTACGGCCGGCTCGCACTCGCACATGCCCTGGTGCGAGATATCGGCAACCTGAAGTTTGGTCCCGAGGTGGGAGTCGGCAAGCTCAAGGAAGACGCACCGGTCGTGGATTCGTGGCTCGGCCACATGCGGACAATGATCGACGACCTCTCGCAATTGCGAGACCGTGCGACGGTCTCGGCATGCATTCACCAGGGAGACGCCCGACGAGTCGATCGGATACTGCGCCCACGCTCGGTGGACGCCGTGATTACTTCCCCACCTTACCCGAACGAGAAAGACTATACGAGAACGACGCGGCTGGAGTCGGTGATCCTCGGGCTGATCGGCGACATGTGTGGCTTGCGACAGCTCAAGAAGGACCTTATCCGCTCCAACACGCGTGGCGTCTACAAGGGCGACGAAGACGACCTGGAGGTAGCGTCGCACGGCGCCATCCAGGAAATCGCGCACAAGATAGAACATCGCCGATTGGAGATGGGCAAGACGTCCGGGTTCGAGCGCATGTATGCGCGCGTGACCAAGCTCTACTTCGGCGGGATGGCAAAGCACTTTGCGGCGTTGAGAACCATCCTCAATCCCGGTGCGAGGCTCGCTTATGTCGTGGGCGATCAGGCATCCTATCTCCGCGTGATGATACGTACCGGAACCCTGCTCAGCGACATAGCACAGTCGCTCGGCTACCGGGTGGAGGGCATCGACCTGTTCCGCACTCGCCTGTCGACCGCCACTGGCGAACAACTTCGCGAAGAAGTGGTATTGCTGCAGTGGCCAAAGTGA